A window of the Synechococcus sp. JA-3-3Ab genome harbors these coding sequences:
- a CDS encoding DUF561 domain-containing protein has product MTTASQAALFDALARRRALKIISGLQNFDLQSVLKVTRAAQEGGATWVDIAASPELVQQVRAQIELPICVSAVDPQQLAAAVQAGADMAEIGNYDSFYPSGRIFSAAEVLDLTRQTRSLLPRTLLSVTVPHTLPLDQQAELAEKLEDLGADLIQTEGGTSAEPRHGGSLGLIEKAAPTLAAAYEISRVVSLPVICASGLSAVTVPLAIAAGASGVGVGRAVSRLQDEVAMVAQVRALREALSESRVSALV; this is encoded by the coding sequence ATGACCACAGCCTCTCAAGCTGCCCTTTTCGACGCCCTTGCCCGGCGCCGTGCCCTCAAGATCATCAGCGGCCTGCAAAACTTCGACCTGCAGTCGGTGCTGAAAGTCACCCGCGCCGCCCAGGAGGGAGGAGCCACTTGGGTGGATATCGCCGCCAGTCCCGAATTGGTGCAGCAGGTGCGAGCCCAGATCGAGCTGCCCATCTGCGTGTCGGCGGTGGACCCGCAGCAATTGGCTGCTGCCGTGCAGGCGGGGGCCGACATGGCCGAGATCGGCAATTACGACAGCTTCTACCCTTCGGGCCGCATCTTCTCCGCTGCGGAAGTTCTAGATCTCACTCGCCAAACCCGCTCCCTGCTGCCGCGCACTCTCCTGTCGGTTACCGTTCCCCATACGCTGCCTTTGGATCAGCAGGCGGAATTGGCAGAGAAACTGGAGGATCTGGGGGCCGATCTCATCCAAACCGAGGGCGGCACCAGCGCTGAGCCCCGTCACGGCGGATCCCTGGGCCTAATCGAGAAGGCTGCCCCCACCCTGGCTGCCGCCTATGAGATTAGCCGGGTGGTCTCGCTGCCGGTCATCTGCGCCTCTGGCCTCTCAGCGGTGACGGTGCCCTTGGCCATCGCTGCCGGTGCTTCAGGAGTGGGGGTGGGCAGAGCTGTCAGTCGCCTCCAGGATGAAGTGGCCATGGTGGCCCAGGTGCGGGCGCTGAGGGAAGCTTTGTCTGAATCACGGGTGTCGGCGCTTGTTTGA
- the speB gene encoding agmatinase: MYRSPFPFLGLPEPDPEMAQAILLPIPYEATTSYGKGTAKGPQALLEASAYVEIYDEVRDCQPAFHPNFAAEISRYWTAPPVEFEGLDTHELAMAAIQRRAAEWVRPGRFLLSIGGEHSITGPLVAAHLPHYPELHVLQIDAHCDLRDSYEGSRYSHASAMARVVEQVGGRLTQVGIRSICAEDRQAIRKHRLHTFFAHSLHHKPAQEWIPEVIATLGSQVYLTVDVDGLDPAVVPATGTPEPGGLGWWETVELIRALGQQRQIIGADVVELAVTGERETDRRSAFTVAKLAYQILAAALG; this comes from the coding sequence ATGTACCGCTCTCCTTTCCCCTTCCTGGGCCTGCCTGAGCCGGATCCGGAGATGGCCCAAGCCATTCTGTTGCCCATCCCCTACGAGGCCACCACCTCCTACGGCAAAGGCACCGCCAAAGGCCCCCAAGCACTCCTGGAGGCTTCGGCGTACGTGGAGATCTACGACGAGGTGAGAGACTGCCAGCCGGCTTTCCACCCCAACTTTGCCGCAGAGATCTCCCGCTACTGGACGGCGCCGCCAGTGGAGTTCGAGGGGCTGGACACTCATGAGCTGGCCATGGCCGCAATCCAGCGCCGCGCCGCCGAGTGGGTGAGGCCGGGGCGGTTTTTGCTCTCCATCGGCGGGGAGCACTCCATCACTGGCCCCTTGGTTGCCGCCCACCTGCCCCACTACCCAGAGCTGCACGTGCTGCAGATCGATGCCCACTGCGACCTGAGAGACAGCTACGAGGGATCCCGCTATTCCCACGCTTCCGCCATGGCCCGTGTGGTGGAGCAAGTGGGCGGTCGCCTCACCCAGGTGGGGATCCGCTCCATCTGCGCCGAAGACCGCCAGGCCATTCGCAAGCACCGCTTGCACACCTTCTTCGCCCACAGCCTGCACCACAAGCCCGCCCAGGAGTGGATCCCCGAGGTGATCGCCACGCTGGGATCCCAGGTGTACCTGACGGTGGATGTGGACGGGCTGGATCCTGCTGTTGTGCCGGCCACCGGCACCCCCGAACCGGGTGGACTGGGCTGGTGGGAGACGGTGGAACTGATCCGGGCACTGGGGCAGCAGCGGCAAATCATCGGCGCCGATGTGGTGGAGCTGGCGGTCACCGGGGAACGGGAAACCGATCGCCGCAGCGCCTTCACCGTCGCCAAGCTGGCCTATCAGATCCTGGCGGCGGCCTTGGGCTAA
- a CDS encoding YggS family pyridoxal phosphate-dependent enzyme yields the protein MYQLIHSRIQAIRAQIPEHVEIMAVSKGYSVNHIRAAYRAGIRHFGESRVQEAAAKQAQLQDLTDIVWHLIGHLQTNKVKPALRQFAWIDSVDSLRLAKLINQKAWELHLTPKLCLQVKLAPDPHKFGWLIPDLLQSLPQLNQLLQVQIVGLMTILPLGLSSEAALELFRKLAELADHIQRSGYEHLQLHTLSMGMSDDYPLAVAAGSNLIRLGRALFADAERK from the coding sequence ATGTATCAGCTCATCCACAGCCGCATTCAGGCCATCCGCGCCCAGATCCCAGAGCATGTGGAAATCATGGCGGTGAGCAAGGGTTACAGCGTCAACCACATCCGCGCCGCCTATCGGGCCGGGATCCGCCATTTTGGGGAGAGTCGAGTGCAAGAGGCAGCCGCCAAACAGGCGCAACTGCAGGATCTGACCGATATTGTCTGGCACTTGATCGGGCACCTGCAGACCAACAAAGTCAAACCGGCCCTCAGACAATTTGCCTGGATTGACAGCGTCGATAGCCTGCGCCTGGCCAAGCTGATCAACCAAAAAGCCTGGGAGCTGCACCTCACCCCCAAGCTCTGTCTGCAGGTGAAATTGGCCCCGGATCCCCATAAATTTGGCTGGCTCATCCCCGATCTGTTGCAAAGCCTGCCGCAACTGAATCAACTGCTGCAGGTGCAAATTGTGGGCCTGATGACCATTTTGCCTTTGGGCTTGAGCTCAGAGGCAGCCCTGGAGCTGTTTCGCAAGCTGGCCGAGCTGGCCGATCACATCCAGCGCAGCGGCTACGAGCATCTGCAGTTGCACACCCTCTCCATGGGCATGTCCGACGATTACCCCCTGGCGGTGGCAGCAGGCTCTAACTTGATCCGGCTGGGGCGCGCTTTGTTTGCCGATGCCGAACGGAAATAG
- a CDS encoding cell division protein SepF has protein sequence MEGQEDYQLLYEGRRSQPAPEEQEASALPRGRRQRGVEAGEGSVGREEARGHRRSQHRDRLGGGSMGSNVIGLPGVNPPTSEVVVLEPRSFDEMAQVIQYLRERKTVIMNLTLMDPAEAQRSVDFVAGGTYAIDGHQERIGENIFLFTPSTVTVSTPSSQGMPPLQRPLQSPTPLWPSGYEHLQAVGQH, from the coding sequence ATGGAAGGGCAGGAGGATTACCAACTGCTCTACGAGGGACGCCGTTCTCAACCGGCTCCCGAAGAGCAGGAAGCCAGTGCCCTTCCACGCGGACGCCGACAGCGGGGAGTGGAAGCCGGGGAAGGGTCTGTCGGTCGAGAAGAGGCGCGGGGCCATCGGCGCAGTCAACATCGGGATCGCCTAGGGGGGGGCAGTATGGGGAGCAACGTGATTGGATTACCGGGCGTCAACCCACCCACTAGCGAAGTGGTGGTGCTGGAGCCGCGCAGCTTTGACGAGATGGCACAAGTCATCCAGTACCTGCGGGAGCGCAAGACGGTGATCATGAACTTGACCCTGATGGATCCCGCCGAGGCGCAGCGATCTGTGGATTTTGTTGCCGGCGGCACCTACGCCATCGATGGCCACCAAGAGCGCATTGGCGAAAACATTTTTTTGTTCACCCCCAGCACGGTGACGGTCTCTACTCCAAGCAGCCAAGGGATGCCGCCGCTGCAGCGCCCTCTGCAAAGCCCCACCCCTCTCTGGCCCAGCGGCTATGAACATTTGCAGGCGGTGGGGCAGCACTAG
- the proC gene encoding pyrroline-5-carboxylate reductase, with product MERPLLSVIGGGAMGSALLRRWVAAGVYPAAQVALREPDPDKANTLQQELGIRLLADLAQAGESEILFLAVKPQVFPQVVAEMGQPSATQLVISIMAGIPLQQLQQAFPQQKVVRTMPNTPALVGAGITAISYGPGVTPAQVEQVEKLFRAVGQVVTVPESQMDAVTALSGSGPGYLAVILEALIDGGVGVGLPRSIATQLAVQTLAGTAALMQQENLHPALLKDQVTSPGGTTIAGIQALEQAGVRGALMRAVQAAYERSRQLQGS from the coding sequence ATGGAGCGACCGCTGCTGAGTGTAATCGGGGGTGGAGCCATGGGATCCGCCCTGCTGCGGCGTTGGGTGGCCGCGGGAGTTTATCCTGCAGCTCAGGTGGCTTTGCGGGAGCCCGACCCGGACAAGGCCAATACCCTACAGCAGGAGCTGGGCATTCGGCTGTTGGCGGATCTTGCCCAAGCAGGAGAGTCTGAGATTTTATTTTTGGCCGTCAAGCCCCAGGTTTTCCCGCAGGTGGTGGCAGAGATGGGCCAGCCGTCCGCCACGCAGTTGGTGATCTCGATTATGGCCGGGATCCCATTGCAGCAGTTGCAGCAGGCTTTTCCTCAGCAAAAGGTGGTACGCACCATGCCCAACACGCCGGCGCTGGTGGGGGCGGGCATAACGGCCATCAGCTACGGGCCGGGGGTGACGCCCGCCCAGGTAGAGCAGGTGGAGAAGCTATTTCGCGCCGTGGGCCAGGTGGTGACGGTGCCGGAGAGCCAGATGGACGCGGTGACGGCCCTTTCGGGGTCGGGGCCAGGGTATTTGGCGGTGATCCTGGAGGCGCTGATCGACGGCGGGGTAGGGGTGGGGTTGCCGCGCTCCATCGCCACTCAGTTGGCGGTGCAGACCTTGGCGGGCACTGCCGCCCTTATGCAGCAAGAGAACCTTCACCCCGCCCTCCTCAAGGATCAGGTTACCAGCCCAGGGGGAACGACCATTGCCGGGATCCAAGCCCTAGAACAGGCGGGGGTGCGGGGGGCCTTGATGCGGGCGGTGCAGGCAGCCTACGAGCGCTCCCGTCAGCTACAGGGATCCTAG
- a CDS encoding NAD(P)/FAD-dependent oxidoreductase, with amino-acid sequence MRRICILGGGFGGLYTALELICRPWPEPPQITLVDRQERFVFAPLLYELLTGEMEEWEVAPRFQDLLPEGVEFRRGAVQSVDLQDHRVFLAEGQTLEYDALVLALGGETPLQGVPGATELAFPFRTLADAQRLRAHLQTLEARDPAQAIHLAIVGAGASGVELACKLADRLGSRGRIRLIELGSQILSGFAPSSREAAQAALAQRRVQVELQTKVLGIEALGENGAPPFRLQLQRLAAQEMATDLVDGVLWTVGTRPAAVIANLDLPKTERGRLQVLPTLQTPTFPEIFALGDAAAVLDASGQPVPATAQAAFQQAGYCAWNLWALLTQERPLLPFRYFSLGEMLSLGVDAAVVSTLAGLTLSGPLGYLARRAAYLVRLPTLEHQLKVGWNWIARPLWQALGSL; translated from the coding sequence ATGCGTCGTATTTGCATCCTTGGGGGCGGCTTTGGCGGGCTGTACACAGCCCTGGAGCTTATCTGCCGACCTTGGCCGGAGCCGCCCCAGATTACCCTGGTGGATCGTCAGGAGCGCTTTGTCTTTGCTCCTTTGCTCTACGAGCTGCTCACTGGTGAGATGGAAGAGTGGGAGGTGGCCCCCCGTTTTCAGGATCTGCTGCCGGAGGGGGTAGAGTTTCGCCGCGGCGCGGTGCAGTCGGTTGACCTCCAAGACCACCGCGTCTTTTTAGCAGAAGGGCAGACCTTGGAGTACGACGCCTTGGTGCTGGCCCTGGGAGGGGAAACTCCCCTGCAGGGCGTGCCAGGAGCAACAGAGTTGGCCTTTCCCTTCCGCACCCTGGCCGATGCCCAGCGGCTGCGGGCCCACCTGCAAACTCTAGAAGCCCGGGATCCGGCTCAGGCGATCCACCTGGCTATTGTGGGGGCGGGGGCCAGCGGCGTAGAGCTAGCCTGCAAATTGGCTGACCGGCTGGGATCGCGCGGCCGGATCCGTCTTATTGAGCTGGGATCCCAGATTTTGTCGGGGTTTGCCCCCTCCAGCCGGGAGGCGGCCCAGGCGGCGCTGGCCCAACGGCGGGTGCAGGTGGAGTTGCAAACCAAGGTCTTGGGCATCGAGGCCCTGGGCGAGAACGGCGCCCCTCCCTTCCGCCTGCAACTGCAGCGGCTGGCGGCCCAAGAGATGGCCACGGATCTTGTGGATGGCGTGCTGTGGACCGTCGGAACCCGACCGGCAGCGGTGATTGCCAACTTGGATCTGCCCAAAACTGAGCGGGGACGGCTGCAGGTTTTGCCCACCCTGCAAACTCCCACCTTCCCAGAGATCTTCGCGTTGGGAGATGCGGCGGCGGTGCTGGATGCCAGTGGCCAGCCGGTGCCCGCCACTGCCCAAGCGGCTTTTCAGCAGGCCGGCTATTGTGCTTGGAACCTGTGGGCTCTGCTCACGCAGGAGCGGCCCCTGCTGCCGTTCCGTTACTTCTCTCTGGGGGAGATGCTGAGCTTGGGAGTGGATGCGGCGGTAGTCTCCACCCTCGCTGGCCTCACCCTAAGCGGCCCCTTGGGCTATTTGGCCCGACGAGCTGCCTACCTGGTGCGCCTCCCTACCCTGGAGCACCAGCTCAAGGTGGGATGGAACTGGATCGCCCGCCCGCTGTGGCAGGCGCTAGGATCCCTGTAG
- a CDS encoding MDR family MFS transporter, which produces MRIPSWWPKLSFQVWLIFIGRLLSQTGTGFTLFYASLFFVNQVGLTATQVGLGLGLMAFTGVFGRILGGSMADGAWGRRSTLILSLAISALGSFGFALSRGFWSFALANLVAGFGQGLYWPPAEAIVADLTPREQRNEAYALNRLGDNLGLSLGVAMASALVALTKNYRLLFIIDGLTYLIFLALLWLCIRETRVAPSAAEFAGWKAALRDRPLLVFAAANIFFTTYIAQLSSSLPLYLRKGAGMPEVQIGTLFALHGALVALLQMPAARWLNRWTRVRALRGSALMWGLGFGLVWLSGLAAQLGAMPAIGMAALALAVLSLALVSYNPSASALVADLAPDHLRGVYLSVNSLCWAAGFALGPLIGGVALDLPPAWAGGLWLFWVASVSLVWGILNVLDGLLPLRAKEAAPLASKL; this is translated from the coding sequence ATGCGGATCCCGTCCTGGTGGCCAAAGCTAAGTTTTCAGGTTTGGCTAATCTTTATCGGTCGGCTGCTCTCCCAAACCGGAACCGGCTTTACCCTGTTCTACGCCAGCCTCTTTTTCGTCAATCAGGTGGGGCTGACGGCTACCCAGGTGGGTTTGGGCCTGGGCTTGATGGCCTTTACTGGCGTATTTGGCCGCATCCTCGGAGGTTCGATGGCAGACGGAGCTTGGGGCCGCCGCTCCACCTTGATCCTCTCGCTGGCCATTTCCGCGCTGGGATCCTTCGGCTTTGCCCTTTCCCGTGGCTTCTGGAGCTTTGCCTTGGCCAACCTGGTGGCGGGGTTTGGGCAGGGCCTCTATTGGCCGCCGGCGGAAGCAATAGTAGCGGATCTAACCCCGCGCGAGCAGCGCAACGAAGCCTATGCCCTAAACCGCCTGGGGGATAACTTGGGCCTGAGCCTCGGCGTGGCCATGGCCAGCGCCCTGGTGGCTCTGACGAAGAACTACCGCCTCTTGTTTATTATCGACGGCCTCACGTACTTGATTTTTTTAGCCCTGCTCTGGCTTTGCATTCGGGAAACTCGGGTAGCTCCGTCGGCGGCAGAGTTCGCAGGCTGGAAAGCCGCCCTGAGGGATCGCCCCCTATTGGTGTTTGCCGCGGCCAACATTTTCTTCACCACCTACATTGCCCAACTCAGCAGCAGCTTGCCCCTTTACTTGCGCAAGGGGGCTGGGATGCCTGAGGTACAGATTGGCACGTTGTTTGCTCTGCACGGCGCCCTCGTTGCCCTGCTGCAGATGCCGGCAGCTCGTTGGCTCAATCGCTGGACGCGTGTCCGCGCCCTCCGGGGATCCGCACTGATGTGGGGGCTGGGATTTGGTTTGGTTTGGCTCAGCGGCCTGGCGGCCCAGTTGGGAGCGATGCCGGCTATAGGGATGGCGGCCTTGGCCTTGGCAGTGCTCTCGTTGGCCTTGGTGAGCTACAATCCCTCCGCTTCGGCGCTGGTGGCAGATTTGGCCCCGGATCATCTGCGGGGGGTGTATCTGTCGGTCAACTCCCTCTGTTGGGCAGCAGGCTTTGCCCTTGGGCCGCTCATTGGGGGAGTGGCTCTGGATCTGCCGCCAGCGTGGGCAGGCGGGCTGTGGTTGTTTTGGGTGGCCAGCGTTAGTCTTGTCTGGGGGATCCTTAACGTTTTGGATGGCCTTCTGCCCCTTCGCGCCAAGGAGGCTGCTCCCCTGGCCAGCAAGCTCTAG
- a CDS encoding Ycf34 family protein: protein MCICIHCYYVDRCTTYHAVEAQHQQPHLTLTPDFEPQGPQINVNIRNGGTEMEWDVVACQSFREERNKWARLRPQEVVPT, encoded by the coding sequence ATGTGCATTTGTATTCACTGCTACTATGTGGATCGTTGCACCACCTATCACGCTGTGGAAGCGCAGCACCAGCAGCCCCACCTCACCCTGACGCCAGATTTTGAGCCGCAAGGACCCCAGATCAACGTCAACATCCGCAACGGCGGCACCGAGATGGAGTGGGATGTGGTGGCCTGCCAGAGCTTTCGCGAGGAGCGGAACAAGTGGGCTCGGCTTCGCCCCCAGGAGGTCGTTCCCACTTAA
- the hemF gene encoding oxygen-dependent coproporphyrinogen oxidase, whose amino-acid sequence MLTASPTAPPTDARQRVSQFMRHLQDEICARLEALDGKAKFREDSWERPGGGGGRSRVIQQGGVFEQGGVNFSEVFGSQLPPSICKQRPEAAGHPFYATGTSMVLHPRNPYVPTVHLNYRYFEAGPVWWFGGGMDLTPYYLFEEDAAHFHRTAKAACDRLDPAYYPAFKIWCDRYFFLPHRGEARGVGGIFFDYQDDRPGLLYRPEGEAEADPEQLAAEPPPLQVRVGSRSWEHLFELVQACAEAFLPAYVPIVERRQGMEWGERERQFQLYRRGRYVEFNLVYDRGTVFGLQTQGRTESILMSLPPLVRWEYSYEPPPDSWEAKLYEVLRQPRDWV is encoded by the coding sequence ATGCTGACCGCAAGCCCGACAGCGCCGCCAACAGATGCCCGTCAACGAGTAAGCCAGTTTATGCGGCACCTCCAGGACGAGATCTGCGCTCGCCTAGAAGCACTGGACGGCAAAGCCAAGTTTCGGGAAGACAGTTGGGAACGCCCTGGAGGGGGGGGCGGTCGCTCGCGGGTTATCCAGCAGGGAGGGGTGTTCGAGCAAGGAGGGGTCAATTTTTCCGAGGTGTTTGGATCCCAGCTGCCCCCTTCGATTTGCAAACAGCGCCCAGAGGCAGCAGGGCATCCTTTCTACGCCACCGGCACCTCGATGGTGTTGCACCCCCGCAACCCCTACGTGCCGACGGTTCACCTCAACTACCGCTATTTTGAGGCGGGGCCGGTTTGGTGGTTTGGCGGCGGCATGGATCTCACCCCCTACTACCTGTTTGAGGAGGATGCGGCCCATTTTCACCGCACTGCCAAGGCGGCCTGCGACCGGCTGGATCCGGCCTACTACCCGGCTTTCAAGATCTGGTGCGACCGCTACTTCTTCTTGCCCCATCGGGGCGAGGCCCGCGGCGTGGGCGGCATTTTCTTTGACTATCAAGACGACCGGCCTGGGCTGCTCTACCGTCCTGAGGGCGAGGCAGAAGCGGATCCCGAGCAGCTCGCCGCTGAGCCGCCGCCCCTCCAGGTGCGGGTGGGATCCCGCAGTTGGGAACACCTCTTTGAGCTGGTGCAAGCCTGTGCCGAGGCGTTCTTGCCCGCCTATGTGCCGATTGTAGAGCGGCGGCAGGGGATGGAATGGGGGGAGCGGGAACGCCAGTTCCAGCTCTACCGGCGCGGCCGCTATGTGGAGTTCAACCTAGTCTACGACCGGGGCACGGTCTTTGGTCTCCAGACCCAAGGCCGTACCGAGTCGATCCTGATGTCGCTGCCGCCCTTGGTGCGCTGGGAATACAGCTACGAGCCACCGCCCGATAGCTGGGAAGCTAAGCTCTACGAAGTGCTGCGCCAGCCTCGGGATTGGGTCTAG
- a CDS encoding alpha/beta hydrolase has product MSSPLPLAYRFQPPRHAGPGKAPVLVMLHGIGSHEGDLLQLAPYLDPRLSVISLRAPLPWGAGGFAWFEMAWTPEGLVGDPEQARRSRELLSCFLDQALSQGMADISLDPAQVYLLGFSQGAIMSLYLALTQPEKLAGVVAISGRLSPEILAEAVEPARMQHLKILVVHGTADTVLPVAFGRQIRDYFALLPLSFTYREYAMGHEVSPESLRDIQGWLQSQLDKNGGPPWS; this is encoded by the coding sequence GTGTCTTCCCCGCTGCCCCTTGCCTACCGCTTTCAACCCCCCCGCCACGCCGGGCCCGGCAAGGCGCCGGTGTTGGTGATGCTGCACGGGATCGGCAGTCATGAGGGGGATCTCCTCCAGTTGGCCCCTTACTTGGATCCCCGCTTGTCGGTGATTAGCCTAAGGGCGCCGCTTCCCTGGGGGGCAGGTGGCTTTGCCTGGTTTGAAATGGCCTGGACGCCGGAAGGGCTGGTGGGGGATCCCGAGCAAGCCCGCCGCAGCCGGGAGCTTTTAAGCTGCTTTCTGGATCAGGCTTTGTCCCAGGGAATGGCCGACATTTCCTTGGATCCGGCCCAGGTCTATTTGCTGGGGTTTAGCCAAGGGGCAATCATGAGCTTATATCTGGCTCTAACCCAGCCTGAGAAGCTAGCCGGCGTGGTGGCAATAAGCGGTCGTCTTTCGCCAGAGATCCTGGCCGAGGCGGTAGAGCCAGCCCGGATGCAGCATCTGAAGATCCTGGTGGTTCACGGCACTGCCGATACCGTTTTACCGGTGGCCTTTGGCCGCCAGATCCGCGACTACTTTGCCTTGCTGCCCCTGAGCTTTACTTATCGCGAGTACGCAATGGGCCACGAGGTTTCCCCAGAAAGTTTGCGGGATATCCAAGGGTGGTTGCAAAGTCAGTTGGACAAAAACGGTGGCCCTCCTTGGAGTTGA
- a CDS encoding putative CRISPR-associated protein produces the protein MQTIIMTVGTSLLTNPDKNLQPQRPWAGQKTIGDPERALAWMKKTDLELISAETNTYYRLDPTPQDALILLYSETSEGLECAQILQLFFEEALGQQQVSLVPLPGVNYELEGSSLERMAELLRQLAESAKGIVTFAATGGFKAQAMIMAVVGSQLGIPVCYIHEQYKSLVYLPHLQPPVQPRIPRAALPDSGRDRSQVIQLRSDSSHHRPRSWVKVEKLLRDLPWVDLVRYDSNAYAAPKNGVKAANRRTEDGRHILWVHLHESQDTHLAVRVETTGYTPDHLEQAAAELRERLGRLL, from the coding sequence ATGCAGACCATCATCATGACGGTGGGCACCTCTTTGCTCACCAACCCGGACAAAAACCTGCAACCACAACGCCCTTGGGCCGGCCAAAAAACCATCGGGGATCCGGAACGGGCCTTGGCCTGGATGAAAAAGACAGATTTGGAACTAATCAGCGCCGAAACCAATACCTACTACCGGCTGGATCCCACTCCCCAGGATGCCTTGATTTTGCTTTACTCCGAAACCTCTGAAGGACTGGAGTGTGCCCAGATTTTGCAGCTCTTTTTTGAAGAAGCGCTGGGCCAACAACAGGTTTCGCTGGTGCCCCTCCCCGGCGTTAACTACGAGCTAGAGGGATCCTCCCTGGAGCGGATGGCCGAGCTGTTGCGCCAGTTGGCGGAAAGCGCTAAAGGGATCGTCACCTTCGCCGCCACCGGGGGCTTCAAAGCCCAGGCCATGATCATGGCCGTGGTGGGCAGTCAATTGGGGATCCCGGTCTGCTACATCCACGAGCAATACAAGTCTTTGGTGTATCTGCCCCATCTGCAACCGCCAGTCCAGCCTCGGATCCCGCGGGCGGCTCTCCCCGATTCCGGTCGAGATCGCTCCCAGGTCATCCAATTGCGGAGCGACAGCAGCCATCACCGTCCTCGCAGTTGGGTCAAGGTGGAAAAGCTCCTGCGCGACCTTCCCTGGGTAGATCTGGTTCGCTACGACTCAAACGCCTACGCTGCCCCCAAAAACGGCGTCAAAGCCGCCAACCGCAGAACCGAAGATGGTCGCCACATTTTGTGGGTTCATCTCCACGAGAGCCAGGACACCCATCTTGCGGTTCGGGTGGAGACCACCGGCTATACCCCCGACCACCTGGAGCAGGCTGCCGCCGAGTTGCGGGAGCGCCTTGGCCGTCTCCTTTAG
- a CDS encoding RAMP superfamily CRISPR-associated protein, translating to MTPQGPRPLPAGNPARGRGELAVARKPYELIPFPQQPPKLEHPAGHAKFHPDKLHGTLFLTLTVQTALHISTGHLALGSDVGVNGIRVLKTMTTTPDGRLKIQGSSLKGAIRAMYEAITNSTLAVITSRYKDRIPPERQPCRQKERLCPASRVFGALNWQGLVEFRDAIATGTGSGVGSLPPLYRPRPDQCKAYFKKENGKVIGRKFYYTHKKALQGHQKGTPTQQAAQNTVFKTQIHFKNLTPAELGTLFTVLGQDPNHPMLLKVGGGKPVGLGSLQVTLDKIEQPRNLKERYSRYDPPEADTLEGGRLQAFVQEQIRAAQGYILPEQLKRLAAILSPTALREPPTGVY from the coding sequence ATGACTCCCCAAGGCCCCCGACCCTTGCCCGCCGGCAACCCAGCTCGGGGCAGAGGTGAGCTAGCCGTCGCTCGCAAACCCTACGAGCTGATCCCCTTTCCCCAACAGCCTCCCAAGCTGGAGCATCCCGCCGGCCACGCCAAGTTCCATCCCGACAAGTTGCACGGCACCCTCTTTCTCACCCTGACGGTGCAGACCGCCCTCCACATTTCCACCGGCCACCTGGCCTTGGGCAGCGACGTCGGCGTCAACGGGATCCGGGTGCTCAAAACCATGACCACCACCCCCGACGGGCGGCTCAAGATCCAGGGCAGCTCCCTCAAGGGGGCCATCCGGGCCATGTACGAGGCGATCACCAACAGCACCCTTGCAGTGATCACCAGCCGCTACAAAGATCGGATCCCACCAGAGCGGCAGCCCTGCCGCCAGAAGGAGCGGCTATGTCCTGCCAGCCGCGTTTTTGGCGCCCTCAACTGGCAGGGACTGGTGGAGTTCAGGGATGCCATTGCCACCGGCACCGGATCGGGTGTCGGATCCCTGCCCCCGCTGTACCGTCCTCGCCCGGATCAGTGCAAAGCTTACTTTAAAAAGGAAAACGGCAAAGTCATTGGACGCAAGTTCTACTACACCCACAAAAAAGCTTTGCAGGGCCATCAAAAGGGGACACCCACCCAGCAGGCGGCGCAAAATACGGTTTTCAAAACCCAGATCCACTTCAAAAACCTCACCCCTGCCGAGCTGGGCACCTTGTTCACGGTTTTGGGTCAGGATCCCAACCATCCCATGCTGCTGAAGGTGGGGGGCGGCAAGCCTGTAGGACTGGGATCCCTGCAGGTCACCCTGGACAAGATCGAGCAGCCCCGCAACCTGAAAGAGCGCTATAGCCGCTACGATCCCCCAGAAGCCGATACCCTGGAAGGAGGACGCCTCCAAGCTTTTGTGCAAGAGCAAATTCGAGCTGCCCAGGGCTACATCTTGCCCGAACAGCTCAAGCGATTGGCCGCCATCCTAAGTCCCACTGCTCTGCGCGAGCCGCCCACCGGAGTGTACTGA